From a region of the Halomonas sp. HL-93 genome:
- a CDS encoding DUF423 domain-containing protein: MQQADKAWWCGVAISGALMVMLGAYAAHGLEARAGAEMVSAVETGVRYQAWHTLAMLAVLVWRGSTPIAGQRWVLAFWALGIAAFSGSLYLMALAGLNLGIVTPIGGLLLMIGWLALGVVAMLAHLPTNH; the protein is encoded by the coding sequence GTGCAGCAGGCAGATAAAGCGTGGTGGTGTGGCGTCGCCATTTCGGGTGCGCTAATGGTCATGTTGGGCGCTTACGCCGCCCACGGCCTGGAGGCGCGTGCCGGTGCCGAAATGGTCAGCGCGGTAGAAACCGGCGTACGCTACCAAGCGTGGCATACGCTGGCCATGCTGGCGGTGTTGGTATGGCGTGGAAGTACCCCAATAGCTGGCCAGCGTTGGGTACTGGCGTTTTGGGCGCTGGGCATCGCGGCCTTTTCAGGCTCGCTGTACCTGATGGCGTTGGCGGGGCTGAACCTGGGTATCGTTACCCCCATAGGTGGGCTTTTGCTAATGATCGGCTGGCTGGCATTGGGGGTGGTGGCGATGCTCGCTCACCTACCCACTAACCATTAA